The DNA segment GAAAGACGGCTTCGTCAACTGGAAATTGAACGCCTCTCTTTGGCAAAAGAAAATGACCCCTTATCACAAGAACGGCTGGAAAAAATAAAAGAAGAAATTGCTCAACTCAACGAAGAAGACAGAGCTTTACGCCTGCGTTGGGAAAGAGAAAAACAGATATTAGACCAAATTCGCGCTCTGAAAACCGAAATTGATACCCTCAAAGGTGAAGCAGAAAAAGCTGAACGCGAAGGAAATTATGAAAAAACCGCCCAGCTTCGTTACGGAACTATCGCCGCCAAAGAAAAAGATCTGCAAAAACTTTTGCAGGACGAAACGCTTAGTAAAAAAGACCGCTTACTGAAAGAAATTGTGGATGAAGAATTGGTTGCGGAAGTTGTTTCCAAATGGACAGGCATCCCTGTTTCCAAATTGGCGGAAAGCGAAATGCAAAAACTGCTGGAGCTGGAAAATGTTCTTGCCCAACGAGTTGTAGGCCAGGAAGAAGGAATTAAAGCCCTCGCCAATGCCATTCGTCGTAGTCGCAGCGGATTAAGCGATGAAAACAAACCGATTGGTTCCTTCCTTTTTTTGGGTCCCACGGGTGTTGGTAAAACGGAATTGGCAAAAGCATTGGCAAGTTATCTTTTTGACACGGAAAAAGCATTAATTCGCTTAGATATGAGTGAATTTATGGAAAAACACAGTGTAGCGCGACTCATAGGAGCTCCTCCCGGCTATGTTGGCTATGAAGAAGGGGGATATTTAACGGAAGCAATCCGCCGCAGACCTTATTCTGTGTTGCTTTTGGACGAAATTGAAAAGGCACATCCGGATGTTTTCAATGTGTTGCTCCAAATTTTGGATGATGGACGGCTGACAGACGGCAAAGGCAGAACGGTGGATTTCAAACATTGCGTGATCATTATGACCAGTAATATTGGTTCGCAAGAAATTTACGAAGCGTCCACCAGTGAACTGGAACAATTGAAACCACGCTTGATGATGATATTGCAGCAATATTTCCGTCCCGAATTTCTGAATCGGGTGGATGATATAATTCTCTTCCATCGCCTGGATAAAGAGCATATCAAGAAAATTGTCAAACTGCAATTGAACCTATTGGCTGAGCGAGTTGCCAATCGCAATCTCCAGCTTGATTTTTCAGAGAATTTAATTGAGCATCTGGCAGAAGCGGGTTATGATCCAGCTTTTGGTGCCAGACCGCTCAAACGCCTTATTCAAAAGGAAATTGAAGATACTTTGGCAAAACAGATATTGACCGGGCAATTTACCACCGGCAAAAAAATTATGCTGGACTTTAGTCCCCAACAGGGCTTGATCATCACGCAGTAAATCGCAATATAAAACCCTAATTGTAAAGGGCTGGCTGATTAACTTATCAAAGTTTTATGCCAGCCCTTATTTTTTCCCCAAATTGCGTAGTTAGCAAATAGCGAGCTGTCAATTTCCAAATAGGCACGGCTGCAAAAATTAAAGATAAAATTATGCTTTTCCACTTTTACCAAATCCTTATGCAACAACCCACCTGCCATATATATTCTCTAATTGATTCAATTGCCATATCATAACCTAATCCCTGCCTGAATAGCTATGATGCAGATAGGGTGGTGTTTTGCGGTATTTTTCCTATCAGCACCACTGTATCTGCACCATAGCTTGTAGGCAAGAAATAGGGCGATTGCCAGGGAGAGAGATGAACAAAATAGAAGGCAGATAACGGGTTGGATAAGATTTTACACCAGCAAAAGAAAGCTACTGATTGAGTAGTGTATCCAGGATTTTTATATTTATATTAGGAGTAAGTGCACTTTGCTTTGGCTAAAGCAAGGAGGCAGTCCTCCACAGATAACTCCGATAAAAATAGGGGATTTCTGTTTAGAGGTAAAATCCTTATCAACTTTGCAATGACTTTCTGGCAAGCAAAATGGAAGGCAAAGTGTCCTTTAAAGGGATATAGTTCTGTTCTTCTTTCATCAGGTTGCGCAGAAGGATTTTACCTTCGCGAATATTATCGTCACGCAGAATCAGCATAATAGGGCTGTCCATATTTTTGGCGTTTTCAATTTCCGTTTCCATGGGTTTGCATTCGGGC comes from the Candidatus Cloacimonas sp. genome and includes:
- a CDS encoding AAA family ATPase, whose product is ERRLRQLEIERLSLAKENDPLSQERLEKIKEEIAQLNEEDRALRLRWEREKQILDQIRALKTEIDTLKGEAEKAEREGNYEKTAQLRYGTIAAKEKDLQKLLQDETLSKKDRLLKEIVDEELVAEVVSKWTGIPVSKLAESEMQKLLELENVLAQRVVGQEEGIKALANAIRRSRSGLSDENKPIGSFLFLGPTGVGKTELAKALASYLFDTEKALIRLDMSEFMEKHSVARLIGAPPGYVGYEEGGYLTEAIRRRPYSVLLLDEIEKAHPDVFNVLLQILDDGRLTDGKGRTVDFKHCVIIMTSNIGSQEIYEASTSELEQLKPRLMMILQQYFRPEFLNRVDDIILFHRLDKEHIKKIVKLQLNLLAERVANRNLQLDFSENLIEHLAEAGYDPAFGARPLKRLIQKEIEDTLAKQILTGQFTTGKKIMLDFSPQQGLIITQ